The Spea bombifrons isolate aSpeBom1 chromosome 4, aSpeBom1.2.pri, whole genome shotgun sequence genome segment ggcattctaggaggcagagtggcattaagggagttaaaaggcattgtatagagcactctgcctccagaaatgccttatacccctatatgccactctggcatttagggggttaaaaggcatattatggggcagagtggcatatagggaggtataaggcatttcaggaggcagagtgctctattaaatgcccccttaacgccactctgcctcctgaaatgccttatacctccctatatgccactctgccccataatatgctatatattttaacccctaagtgccagagtggcatataggggtataaggcattccagaaatgccctacacacacacacacacacacacttacttacttacttaccggtgcttccaatttcctgctgtattgccggggcagcgggttgacgtctcattccgcggcagccggaaggaggtggagttggcagcgggggtttgtatgcgtccgtcgcaaataccttccccggctgtcagagatcagagttccccgcaccggtgcggggaactctgatctctgacagtcggggaaggtatttgcgacggacgcatacaaacccccgctgccaacttcacctccggaagcaccggttagtgtgtgtgtgtgtggggggggcgttaaattggggggggggcgacgacaggaggatccaggtcccctgcagcggtgcgggggatctggatcttagtctcctaatcagacctctatttgaggtctgattagaagacgaccccgattataagacgaggggtatttttcagagcatttgctctgaaaaaaacctcgtcttataatcgagcaaatacggtattaccgGCCTGGACAAATATTCTGCTCACTAAAGGTAACAACGTTTGTCTTATCGGAACAAGAACCTTTGGGAAAACCCATGCACATGGTGAGATATTAGTTCTTCTTTAGCTTCCTGTAGACAGAACTGGCACCTACGTGGGTCCATTCGTGTCTACCTGGGTATGTTCATTCAATCCATGCCGTGGTTGGTTTATGTATCTATAGCTTCATATCAGCAACGTTGATTACTGTTTTTGGTCTATTCGTTAAGAAGTTGAGTGGCCAGATGAGTTAAAGGTTAAATCAACTGTCTAGACTTGACCCTTAAAACTACCTCCCCCGggttgcccccccccatattaagaattttaccaaaagatcattgcatttgttagatcaggtttgatcaactgttttttcgttagatctactctaaaataaacaatattaacaatctttttcggGGGGGCTAACACGTAGCCAGCCCCCtctaaacaaaatgttactcaTTATGATAGCTCtgtgttagatcaggtttgatcagacaacatttttgttagatctagtctaattactaaGATATTGCATACTTAATGAGGGGGGCTGCCGCCCCGTCAACTgaaatttggggttttttttaatggattttggtagatattcgttagatccggtaagatcaacaggtttttttgttagatctatcacgcaggaggcggtattcacaatcctattttgtgtgcgggggatgggaatATATCCCTGCCATCTTGTGTCAAAATTCTTCAAGGTTCCCTGAAAATGGTGTTCAGCTATTGTGAAGTCCTCAGTGTGCTGCATTGTGTCCCTAGCTCTGCGCTCCTGTCCCTTTGGTTCTCCTGTTTCCGACCCTTGGATTAACCTTTTGTCTGTTGCCTGCTATGTCAACCCTGAAATCTCTCtggattaaccctttggctGCTGCCTACCATACTGGCCCCTGAACTAAGTTTGGCTCACTCACTGTTGACATTCTGCTGTTTTTTCAGAAAGACCGACAGTTATGTTTCCGTGTTCATGACCACTTAGCTTGTCACATGAAAGCACTGATTCAGTCTTATAGCATCTAGCTGTATCAGATTAAACACAGTCAATGGGACGTTTGAAGTAAATCACCTTAAGACACTAACTGTGCATGATGGGGTTAACTTTCTAAGTGTTTGATGGCTGAAGAGGTAAGATGGTAACGTGCTTAAGGAATCCAGTTTTGCTGTTGCTAGACCCACCATGTAACAAGTCTTTTTACTGTTCTGCCCTCACACTGTCTTTATAGGGCAAGGTTTGGCAGACAGAGAGCAGCTTCTAAATAAAAGGAGGCATGGAGGACTATTTGGacgctttaaaaaaatctttataaaacGATACAAAATAAGAATTAGGAAAATATATTATCTGCGCAAATTCTTAGAACACATTTGCATACAAACATCACTATTCAGTCTTGAGCCAATAGGAATAAGGTCCTAGCTAGCCTAGATCAGGTCACTTTACTAACAGggaatagtataaaaaaaagcatgaaacAGTACTGGTACAGAAACAGGTTAATAGAAACATGCTGCAATACATCATTTCTCCACTGGGTGGTAGTGTAAGGGTACAACCCAATATAGTACTATTTACAATATGTagacatatatacagatatcaGAACACACTGTCTttagccaaaaaaaacccaacaacttCTAAATGAGATGTGATTATATGTTTATAACAAATTGAAATTGCCTCTGAAATGATGCAATTTGTCCCTTTGTTCATTGTTTACACAAGGGTCCTTCCCTGAAAACCTCTGTAGAATATCCATCCCTAGTGACCTCCTACAGAATATCTTGAAAaggtataaatatattcacagCGCACATAGACAGACTTCATGCATTTAAAATCCATCAGCAGGAGGCAGGTAAGGTCATTACTCAGAATCTTTAtggttttttattattgcctAAGAAGGAGAAAAGATAAATCTTTTAAATGATTGATATTTTACAGATACTTTGGAACGCTACTTAATTAACTATTTTGCTATTTATTGACATATATTATCTATTTTCAACCTTTTTGGCTGATGACATACCCTGCTACTTTCAGCAAATTacaaagacttttttttgtttgtttcagagAATATTCATGCATTTATTGTTACATAAAAACATCTTAGAGAATCTAATGAACAAGACAACAAGCAATGAATTCCGGCTTCTGGGATTTGAGAACATTCACAGCCTTAAACTCATGCTCTTTCTTCTGCTTCTAATAATTTACATGTTAACATTATTTGCTAATTTCACAATCATATCGTTTGTCTCCATAAGTCACCATATGAATTCCccgatgtacttcttcctcagcCACCTGTCTCTCAACGACCTCCTTCTCTCTACAACCATTCAACCTGAAATGCTGCAGATTATATTGAGAGAAGGAAGTTCTATATCCCAAGCTGGCTGCTTCACGCAATTCTACTTTTTCTCTGTGCCCACTGTTAACGAATGTCTCCTCCTCACCGTGATGTCCTATGACcgatatttggccatctgtaacCCATTGCGTTATTCCTCCATCATGGACCTCAAACTTTGTATTCTTCTTGCAACTTTTTCTTGGGTATGTGGTTTAGTGTTTCCTTTCCCACATATTGTTCTTTTCAACAAGATGACATTTTGTGGGTCAAAtataattaaccattttttttgtgaCCTTCCTCCACTTCTCAGACTTTCCTGTTCAGACATATCAGTTAGTGAAACGGTAAGCTTTTTCAACTCTATCCCTTTAGTATTtctaccttttatttttatttctttatcttATATAAACATCATTCTCGCCATCCTCCGGATCTCTACATCAGCTGGAAGacaaaaagccttctccacctgcagctcccacctgacggtggtctgtatgtattatgggACCTTGGTGTTTAACTATGTGATTCCATCTAAAGGACAATACTTAGGGTTACAAAAAATGATATCTGTGTGTTATACTATTATGACCCCGCTATTAAACCCACTTATATACAGTGTAAGGAATGAAGAGATTAAAAagacaataacaaaaattattttccggaaaaaatatataaattaaaatctaTGTACAATGAACAGACTCCTAGTTCAATATAGCGTCACCAATTTATGTATCAACAACAATGCTTTTTTCCTTACCCGtggatataaataaaataaatttaatacaGAGACAATTAACATAATGTAGAGATGATTGTATTATCTTATTATGTTTATCTCTGTTTCtctagcaaaaaaatatatgccgCAATGGTTAACAGTAACCATTGCTGcacttatttttttgtctagTATGAGCTGTTTAATAAGTATACATaagtcggtcatgtgatatctCAGTTTAGGCTTTAAGCTTAATATTTTCTAAGTATGTgtgaaatgaatgaaaaaatgtaaataattttaattgacCAATGGTTTatcaaagtaaataataattaatttaacaaaTTTCTCTATTGGTAATACAGCCTTCATATGAGGCCCTCTCTTTCCTCTTACTCCCTCCCTTTCCATATAAATTCAACCCAGTCTCTTAATGTCTAGAACGCATCTATTTCcacatctattcactaaactgagaGCAGTTGCGAATTAAAAGTCCAACTAACAAATTCACGAAAACCAACTGGAATTAGCACTCACAGAAGAGAAAAACCTTGCATGCACTTACATGTAGGAGGTGTCAGTATATGAGAGTTTTTAAAAGCAGAAAACCTAAGCAGGTTGCTTGCATGCAAAGAGATGTTGGAAATCTTTAAAGActgagttgtttttttaaatttttgtaccctttgtaacatttctgccgtgctcaaaatatatatttttttaaaatctgatcatactgcctccatgtcctatttgttacattttttaagccAGTCAATGAAATTTACTCCCATCAAACcttatatgtttgaaaactagccACCTTGGGAATACTGGGAATAGGGTGAgggattaatttttttttaaaatatttaatccttATCCCCATTAGCAGGAAATTGGGGAGAATGTTCTTAAGGGAAATATATAACCCTTCATTGTATTCTTCTTGTAACTTCCTCTTGGGTATGTGGAATACTTCTTGTTTTATCACATATGGTCCTTTTTCATAAGATGATCTTTTGTGGGTCAAAtataattaaccatttttattgtgaccttcttccacttctcagacattcatgctcagaCACGCAAATAGTCATTGCTGTAGGCTCTATCCCAATATTATTTCTGCCAGTAATTATCTCTGTAACTTATATAAATATCATTCTCGCCATCCTCCAGATCTCAACCTCAACTGGAAGacaaaaagccttctccacctgcagctcccacctgaccgtggtctgtatgtattatgggGCGCTGGTGTTTAACTATGTGATTCCGTCTAAAGAACAGTATTTAAGATTACAAAAAATGGTTTCTGTGTGTTACACTATTGTGTCCCCACTGTTGAATCCTCTTATATACAGTCTACGGAATGAGGAGattaaaatgacaataacaAAACGTGCATTTATGAATTAAAAACCATGTATTATTTACCACTAAGAAAGCCAAGTTAAATGCACAAAAGGTGCAGAAAAGGGGAGCAGACCCTAAAAAGCATTCAGAGTCCGACCAATAGGTACACACAACAAAGGAAATGATCAGTGAATACCCagccataaatattggggattttgTCAAACTATATGGCCATTAGCTCGCCACTACGTCAATTTCATCaaatcctatctaattttttatGGCTGTATTACTTGTGAAGGAGCTAAATCAGTTGGACTGCACTGCCattaacccactgagactctcatgcaatttaaagccctcCACACAGGTatctcattaatggtgtccagagaagacTTTAAATTGCTCcgtcctccccacagactacaatagtgaTCTGCTGGTGGGTTGAATCAAATACTGAGAcgtgtgcaaaggaggacctgatgGAGAACTGTGTGTGGTTTGTTGTGTCTATGGTATGCATATTAACCACttgtaatgtttaaatattgatgtgtgttttcaataaaaatgggTCATGTttccacctcaacatgagtgctgtctgatgcttggggtgggctgctatgataccTTAAgtaagcttcggctagccacagtgccagcgCAGCTCCGGTTCAGCGGCGTCCCCACTTctctctacaacgctggttctgtctggcactgaaggggttaattgctggtGTACTGACAGGAGGAATTAACGTTTGgcaggagtacccagtcggggtacacaGCGTCCCACCATAGTCTTTAAGTACTGAGTCTACTTTctgtttattctgttttttcctCTCCTTTCCACCGCTCACTGCTTTAGTTTGCATTCTCTTCTCACTCCTCATTCATGCACAAGGGCTCTGACAGCAACTCCATCATTCCCTGCTAACTGTCAGTATTGATGTCTGGTCTACGCTCAGTAAACACCATTACTGTCTACTGTTTTATAGATTTCTGTGGCGTTTCTGCACGTGTGCATTTGGTGGTTTCTCTAAGCAAGCTGCATCACCTAACACCTGACTTGCCGGGAAACTACCATCTGCGCATGTGCAGACAGGATTTACGATATAGCATAAAGATGGTACTTGATGGTACTGATATGAAATATCAGTGATcaattttctttaaccccttaatgacaaatgcattgttttcaatgggtttagggattgctgtttataattattattgtctaATTGTattgattattaatattacctgtcagatatatatatatatatatatatatatatatatatatatatatatatatatataatgcccaTCATACCTCTACTGATATTTTCCAAGAAATTTGTACAGAAGGCCCCCAAATTATTTCAGAGTTTTCCTTTCGTTTTTGGCACAATGAATTTAATTTCCAATCCTTTTCCTCTCCCTTGGTCATGTCTGTGCCTCCTGTCCTTATTCCCTTAGGGTTCTCTGTGCCCATTACCCACAGTCTTCGCTCCCCTTCTTGCCTCGTCCGTACCCTTGTCCACTTCCACTGCCTTGTACCTACCCCACCATTTGCTCACCCATCTTCTCCAGCCATAGTTTGGTCTCCTATGATCTGTCTGTGAAGCTGCAGAGAAGATACTGACGGGGGAGTGTGCAGCTGCAGAGAATATACTGACAGAAGAGGAAGGATGGGGTGGAACAAAGGGAGAGAGTCCATGTGTGAGAGAGAACTGATAGAAGAGATAGGAGGGAGAAGGAATGCGTGTAGTGTACACAATTCCTGCAATAGAAGCTGCCCTATAAAATATAATCCTTGCTCgtctgtagaggtaaattaTTGCAGTTTTAcgggcactgaaatggttaattgtctTTTGAATATAAATTATGCCACGTTAGgtagtttttaactttttataggATGTATTTGTTTGATAACATTTATTTCCCTGTCCATAATGTTTAGTTTAGCTGCAATAACcagaaataccaataacaaaagttatggtgggtaaaggtgatggaaaatcctTCCAGTTAAAATTAAGGGCGTAGCAGAAGAATTATTAAGCACTCATCTACATCTACCAAATAAGGCAGAATGCTTCTgctgcttccacaaccacaagggattctgggtaggcacatgcaaataaggtcaacaatgatcacctttcacctctatatccactttagaCAGAACTCAAGAGAGAGGttcagtagccagatcaccactcatatatatatagtttttttatgagAAAGTCCTATAATTCTATcgcttcacaaaaattcctgcatggaaagagttaaaatattggcattataaattcCCATAGGGCAACGTCATCTgcatgatggcacttgtggttgctcttcgcttcacaaaaattcctgcatggaaagagttaaaatattggcattataaattcCCATAGGGCAACGTCATCTgcatgatggcacttgtggttgctcttcgcttcacaaaaattcctgcatggaaagagttaaaatattggcattataaattcCCATAGGGCAACGTCATCTgcatgatggcacttgtggttgctcttcagagcaatcacaaggctatcggggtagggggttTATGTtactacatgcctcgatatcgaggcatgtgaGCAACCCCGTTTatcgattccgatcgcttcctaagctcttttagacgggcgccgccgcaccgatcatcgtTCTTTttgtggggagggctttcctccccggatccacggtcagcctcactaaTGTGTCAAGGAGTcgtgcataaaataaaaaatgtgtctaTGGCTCTATCACTTGTCATAGAAGACACACTTTATTGAAGGACTGTAGGGAGGCAGATATTATATGTTGTGTGATTTTTCAGCTCATCTCAGTCATTTTcagaaaattatgtttttatgtattacatGGAGTtattagcaataataataaagaaagaagaatgtattttactgATTTTCCTGTTGAGGATTGTGTGATCAAGGTCTAAAGATTAAGagacaatttaaccctttcttgtcCTATGACAGAATAGATTCGACAAAGTATTTCACCGCTTGTTGTCTAATGTCGGATTTACTAGATGACCACTAGGTGTCGctattatagaaaatatattttacagcatGTGGTTCAATGTTGGATTTCCTAGTGACCACTAGATGTCGCTATTTTAGCACTCCctgtagaagtcaaccaggcaaatcaagcaggtgccaaagaggtgattttccagaggagcgtccaatttttggggctcttttcaaaagacattccaaaagtagtgtttgcttgttttttttttttttctaattgactgttttagcccagagcgaacAGTCGATCttgtatgtcgggcaacaaactagagtcataatgagggctctctaaaactagtttgcagccaccaaaaccagccagtgctgctaccacatgccccagtggcctaatggataaggcactggcctcctaagccagggattgtgggtttgagtcccatctggggtgctcttaACCGAGCAAGGGACTGGTTTGGCCCAGTGTAATGCTGTTCGTAAGACATCTGCcagtaggcaaggttttttttacgccaggaatcaattccacccgaaatccatgtc includes the following:
- the LOC128491722 gene encoding olfactory receptor 6N2-like, whose product is MNSPMYFFLSHLSLNDLLLSTTIQPEMLQIILREGSSISQAGCFTQFYFFSVPTVNECLLLTVMSYDRYLAICNPLRYSSIMDLKLCILLATFSWVCGLVFPFPHIVLFNKMTFCGSNIINHFFCDLPPLLRLSCSDISVSETVSFFNSIPLVFLPFIFISLSYINIILAILRISTSAGRQKAFSTCSSHLTVVCMYYGTLVFNYVIPSKGQYLGLQKMISVCYTIMTPLLNPLIYSVRNEEIKKTITKIIFRKKYIN